A window of the Corythoichthys intestinalis isolate RoL2023-P3 chromosome 6, ASM3026506v1, whole genome shotgun sequence genome harbors these coding sequences:
- the gal3st2 gene encoding galactose-3-O-sulfotransferase 2, giving the protein MLSPQRRWLQDQLLSYISLCIRRIFHRKCHFLLILLFLIVACIAIQTLLLYQERFDKIPHANFTPINKHSFLHLQNILMDTHTQSTLREMQDVTSAQTEINARLHYQNEQNGKPETDTPSKSVDITISHSKGSKTSGISPERFLLLDHKNRLKTGLADSLAPESAGKSSIASKDTNRANTPSSSNSVEENTTNVYTERKCLPTSHIVFLKTHKTASSTILNILYRYGESRNLTFALPRNKQKQLSYPHFFTSNFVEGVGSRNMKEFHILCNHMRFRKTEVAKVMPADSFYFSIIRNPVDMMDSIFIYYKSIPAFHKTSSLDDFLNKSSQNYNSSVPSNHYAHNILAFDFGFDNNVTADSKDLEEKSNTSIAAIEQDFHLILVLEYFEESMILLKHTLCWSLDDILSFKLNSRSQRTRGPLLPTTADKIKRWNALDWRIYLHFNRTFWHKVDTLVGRDQMKVEVAQLKKRQAELANKCLKDGGPVDPLQVKEARLKPFQYGAAVIQGYNLNPNMTAESKIKCERLITPELQYTDILYARQFPELAAKRKKAKAAIKSQKLEITHLTGKPLERTP; this is encoded by the exons GTGCATACGAAGAATATTCCACAGAaagtgtcactttctgttgatattacTGTTTCTGATTGTTGCCTGCATTGCCATTCAGACATTACTACTCTACCAAGAAAG GTTTGACAAGATCCCACATGCAAATTTTACCCCTATTAACAAACACTCTTTCCTACACCTGCAAAATATCTTGATGGACACCCATACACAGTCTACACTCAGAGAAATGCAGGATGTGACATCAGCACAGACTGAAATAAATGCAAGGCTTCATTATCAAAATGAGCAAAATGGAAAACCAGAAACTGATACTCCATCAAAAAGTGTGGATATAACCATCTCCCATTCCAAAGGCTCGAAGACCAGTGGTATTTCACCAGAAAGATTTTTACTGCTAGATCATAAAAACAGACTAAAGACTGGACTTGCAGATTCTTTGGCTCCAGAGAGTGCTGGAAAGAGTTCCATTGCTAGCAAAGACACTAACCGCGCCAACACACCCTCTTCATCAAATTCAGTCGAAGAAAACACTACAAATGTTTATACAGAGAGGAAGTGTCTGCCCACATCTCACATTGTTTTTCTCAAGACACACAAGACAGCAAGCAGTACCATTCTAAACATCCTATACCGCTATGGGGAAAGCAGGAACTTGACATTTGCACTTCcccgcaacaaacaaaaacagcttTCTTACCCccacttttttacttcaaatttTGTGGAAGGTGTCGGCAGCAGAAACATGAAGGAGTTTCACATCCTGTGCAATCACATGAGGTTTAGAAAAACTGAG GTGGCAAAGGTAATGCCTGCCGATTCATTCTACTTCTCCATCATAAGGAATCCAGTGGACATGATGGATTCCATCTTTATCTACTACAAAAGTATCCCAGCCTTTCACAAGACTTCAAGCCTGGATGACTTCCTCAACAAGAGTTCCCAAAACTACAATTCATCAGTTCCTAGTAACCATTATGCTCACAATATTTTAGCCTTTGACTTTGGCTTTGACAACAATGTTACCGCAGATTCTAAAGACTTGGAAGAAAAAAGTAACACGTCTATAGCTGCAATTGAACAAGACTTCCACCTGATTCTCGTATTGGAATACTTTGAAGAGTCTATGATCTTGCTCAAACACACCCTTTGTTGGTCCCTGGATGACATTCTCTCCTTCAAGTTGAACAGTCGCAGCCAACGCACGCGTGGCCCACTTTTACCAACCACTGCAGACAAAATTAAAAGGTGGAATGCTCTAGACTGGCGAATCTACCTGCATTTCAACAGGACTTTTTGGCACAAAGTGGACACTCTTGTTGGACGAGACCAAATGAAAGTTGAAGTTGCTCAACTGAAAAAAAGGCAGGCTGAATTAGCGAACAAGTGTCTGAAAGATGGCGGGCCTGTAGACCCGCTTCAGGTAAAAGAAGCTAGATTAAAGCCGTTTCAGTATGGAGCGGCTGTCATCCAAGGTTATAACCTTAATCCAAACATGACAGCAGAATCTAAAATTAAATGTGAGAGACTGATAACACCAGAACTGCAGTATACAGATATTCTGTATGCCCGACAGTTCCCCGAGTTAGCAGCTAAGCGCAAAAAAGCAAAGGCTGcaataaaaagtcagaaattggAAATAACACATTTGACAGGAAAACCATTGGAAAGGACACCTTGA